A window of Bacteroidota bacterium genomic DNA:
CTCCGATACATTGTGATGCCAGTACCATATCTCCTCGCTCGTGTCTACCATGAAGTAAACATACTCTTTTGCGCTTCGCGCAACGGCATTTCATCCCTGTGGCAAGACCACAGGGAGTTCATGCCGGGGTCATTAAAATAGAAATTGTAATTTTACAATCATGGAAGCAACAACTAAAATCAGAAATATCCTCGGACTCACGCTCTCAAGCCCGCTCATCATCGCAGGACCCTGCAGTGCGGAAACTGAAGAACAAGTGCTGACTACTGCAAGAGAAATCGCTTCACTGAAAAGAGCGAGTATTTTCCGTGCGGGGATTTGGAAACCGAGAACACGCCCGGGACAATTTGAAGGAATCGGAAGCATCGGTCTTGAATGGCTGAAAAAAGTAAAAGCGGAAACAGGTCTGCCTACTGCTGTTGAAGTAGCGAATGTGAAACACGTATACGAAGCGCTGAGAATGGGAATTGATTTTCTCTGGATTGGCGCGCGCACTACGGTGAATCCATTCAGCGTGCAGGAAATTGCTGACGCATTAAAAGGCGTGAACATTCCGGTGCTGATAAAGAATCCCGTGAATGCGGATTTGGATTTATGGATGGGGGCGATTGAACGCATTCAAAAAGCAGGCATCACAAAAATCGGAGCGATACACAGAGGATTTTCATCAGCGGATAAATCTCAATACAGAAACAAACCCATGTGGGAGCTTCCGATTGAACTCAAGCGAAGAATGCCCGACATTCCGATGATTTGCGATCCAAGCCATATCTGCGGAAACAGAGAATTGTTGTTTACTGTTTCTCAAACTGCGATTGATCTTGATTATGAAGGACTGATGATTGAAACGCATTGCAATCCTGCTTCTGCACTCAGTGATGCGAAACAACAAGTTACACCAGCGGAACTTGATAAAATTATAAAAGATATTGTCTTGCGGCTTTCTACAGTGGAGGACAGAAAGTTTCTCAGTTCGCTGGAAGATTGCCGAGATAGAATTGACGAACTTGATAACAAACTAATTAATCTTCTCGCAAACAGGATGGAAATTGCCCGTTCTATCGGTGAATTCAAAAAACAAACCGGAGTCACTATTTTACAGAACGCACGCTGGAACGAAATCGTGAAAAACAGAACCAAGCAAGGAATGGAGAAACATCTCACTGCGGATTTCGTAATGAAAATCTTTGAAAGCATTCATCAGGAATCCATTCATCACCAGAAGCAGACGATGAGAAACGAAATTGCAGTTGCGAAAGAAAAGTAATTTTGTTCTTGTGAATATAATTAAAACAACTCAATGCAACATATATATCGGAAACGATTCTCTTTCCGAATTGAATAATTTCATTTCAGAGAAAAAATATTCTTCTGTTTTTGTTTTAGTGGATGAGAATACGAAGAGGCATTGTCTTAAAAAATTATCATTAGACAACTGCCAATTATCAATTATTAAAATTAAAAGCGGAGAGAAAAACAAAACCACCTACACCTGCGAAAAAATATGGAAGGAACTTTCCAAACAAAACGCTGACAGGAAATCTTTGCTGATAAATCTTGGTGGCGGAATGATTACGGACATAGGAGGATTTTCCGCTTCAACCTATAAACGCGGAATTGATTTCATCAACATACCCACTACCCTCCTCGCGCAGGTGGACGCATCGGTTGGCGGAAAAACAGGAATAGATTTCTCTAATTTCAAAAATCAAATCGGAACATTTGCTTTTCCGAAAGCGGTTTTTATCGATCCGGATTTTTTAAAAACACTTGCCAAACGTGAACTTGTTTCAGGATTTGCCGAAGTAATAAAACACGGATTGATTGCGGATAGAGATTACTGGAAACAAATACATGCCTCGTCCCCTACCCTTCTCCTCAAGGAGAAGGGAGTTAACATCATTTTTCATTCAATAGAAATCAAAAACAAAATAGTTTCTGCCGACCCTTATGAAAACGGATTAAGAAAAACGCTCAACTTCGGACACACCATCGGACATGCGATTGAATCTGCTTCGCTTAAAACAAAAAAATCATTACTTCACGGAGAAGCCATTGCCATAGGAATGATTTGCGAAGCATATCTTTCAAGAAAGATTCTTGGATTGAAGAGCGAAGAACTGGATGAAATTATTTCTTTCATAATTTCTGTTTTTAAACCTAACCAGATAAAGTTTTCTATAAAAAATCTTATCGGGTTAATGAAACAAGATAAAAAGAACAAAGATTCAGAAATAAATTTCACGCTTCTAAGTTCTATCGGAAAAGCAGAAATAAATAATTCTTGTCCAGAAAATTTAATTGAAGAATCCATAATTCTTTTTAATGACTTATTCGTATAGATTGCCTTTTACATCTTTCCCCAAAACAAAAAAGTTAGTAGTTTCGCAATCAGATTTCAGACATCATACGCGGTGGTATACAAAATCTCAAAGTCAGATAATACTCTCAAAGGGACCATTTACCTCACCGCATCTAAAAGCGAGAGTAACCGAGTGCTTCTCGTTCAGGCATTAAGCACTCAGCGCTTCCGCACAACCAATCTGGCAGACTCGCAGGACACACAAATACTTGCCGAGGTTTTAAAAAACGAAACAGCAGGAGATCATAGCCAAACTCTGAAAAGACTTAATGTAGAAGTTAGTTATTATACCGGACCTGGCGGAACCACTATTCGTTTTCTAACAGCTTTTTTTGCATCGCGTGAAGGAACCCGCATTCTTTCCGGCACGGAAAGAATGAACCAGCGTCCGATAAAAACATTGGTGGATGCACTCAATTCTCTTGGAGCAAAAATCACTTACCTTGGAACGGAAGGCTGTCCGCCTATTAAGATTGAAGGTGCAAAACTTAAAGGCGGAGATATTGAAATGGATGCAGGCGTGAGCAGCCAGTTTATCACTGCGCTTCTCCTCATTGCTCCTACGCTTGAAAACGGATTGAACATTCACCTGAAAGGAAGAATTGTTTCCCGCTCCTACATTATGATGACGTTGAAGGTGCTGGAACATTTCGGAGTAAAATTTAAATGGGATAATAATATCATTTCCATTCCGCGGCAAGATTATCAGGGATGGGATTATCATATTGAATCGGATTGGAGCGCAGCATCCTACTGGTATGAAATGGTTTCACTCGCGCAGGAAGCAGAACTGAAAATAAAAGGACTCAGAAGAAAATCTATTCAGGGAGATGCGGTGATTGCCGACTTATTCAGATTTTTTGGAGTTAGTACAGAATATATTGAGGATGGTATTCAACTTACAAAAACAGATTATCGTCCTGAGATATTAGGATTTGACTTTTCAGATTATCCTGACATTGTTCAAACAACAGCGGTAGTAGCAGCAGTCAAGAAATTGCCGACACAATTAAACGGCTTATATACTTTGCGACAGAAGGAAACTGACCGCATTCAGGCATTGAAAGCAGAGCTGAAAAAAATTGGTGTTGTTGCTCAGGAAACAGGAGATGCTTCGTTGGAGATAAACACTCAGGAGAATGATTCAAAATCCGGAAAAGAAAAGACTTTTGAACCGGATTTAGAATTTGAAACCTATCATGATCACCGTATGGCAATGGCGTTTGCTCCTCTTGCACTAATTTATCCTGAAATAAAAATCAAGAATCCTCTTGTTGTAAAAAAATCTTATCCCGATTACTGGAACGATATGAAAGCAATAGGATTTGAGATAAAAGAAGATAGTTAGTAAATCACCACATCATAGGGCAAACGCATCTGCACTCCTTTATACTTCATCACGTTTTTCAACTGCTTGTAATTATCGTAAGTAGTGCCGAGTTCCTGTCTGAGTTTTTTCTCCACCATTTCATCTTTATCTAAAATCTCATTCAAGAATTCTTCAAAAGGCTCTTTCTGTTTTGGCAGTTCAAGAAGTTTATATTCTTTAAGGTCAGCCTTTTTAGCGGCAAGAGCGATGGCATCTTTTATTCCCCCAAACTCATCCACTAAGCCAATGCGTTTTCCATCCACACCGCTCCATACTCTTCCCTGTCCGATGCTGTCAACCTGATCTGGAGTCATATTTCTTCCTTTACCACTTTACTGATAAAATCAGTGTAAACATCTTCAATCCATTTTTGAATCACATCTGTTTCTTCTTTCGCTACAGCGCGGAAAGGATTTCCAAAATCAGAATGTTTATTGGTTTTCACAGTATCTACATTGATTCCCAACTTGTTCCCAAAAAGTTTTTCCATATTCGGAAAAACTCCAAACACACCGATTGAACCTGTGATGGTATTTTGATGCGCAACAATGGCATCTGCCGCGCATGAAATATAATATCCGCCCGAAGCGGCAACATCTCCCATAGAAACAACAACTGGTTTTGCCTGTTTCACTAAAATCATTTCACGCCATATTACATCCGATGCGAGCGAACTTCCGCCCGGGGAATTTACACGCAGTACGATTGCTTTTACATTGCTGTCCAGTCTTGCTTGGCGTATTGCTTTTGAAATCCGTTCAGAGCCGATTGTTTCATCATCGCCTTCTCCACCTTCAATACTGCCGGAAGCATACACCACCGCGATTTTATTTTTTGTGTAAACATCTGCATGTTTTTCAGGAGCCCGTGTGTATTTATGCATCGAAACGTAATTGATTTTCTCTGCTGACTTTACACCTACCAATCCGGAAAGTATATCAAGCATTTCATCTTTGTAAACTAGCTGGTCAACCAGTTTATATTTAAGCGCGCTTTCTCCATCTGTAACAAGCATGTTATCAGCATACCTGTTCAATTCATCAACGGAAATATTTCTTTGCTTTGAAATTCCTTCCAATAAATAATCCCAGATGGAATTTATATACGTCATCGTTTGCTCGCGGTTGGCAGGGCTCATTTTCTCCAGAAAGAATGGCTCCGTAGCGCTCTTGAATTTTCCATGGCGGAAAATCTGCATATTCACTTCAAGTTTCTCCAGAAGATTTTTGTAAAACATAATTTGTCGGCTCAATCCTTTGAAATCAACCATCCCCTCCGGATTCAGATAAATTTTATCTGCTGCAGTGGCAAGGTAGTAAGCTCCCTGCGCGTAACCTTCGCTGTAAGCCACAATAAATTTTTTTGAGGATTTAAAATCAAGAAGCGCGTTTCGGATTTCTTCGAGCGTGGCTATGCCTGCAGGAATGGAAGTAATGTCAAGATAAATTCCTTTTATATTATCATCTTCTTTTGCTTTTTCAAGATTGGAAAGAATATCATTCAAACCAAGAGGCATGTTCTCAGGATTGGAAAAATTAAAATTCTGAAAAGGATTTTTTGAGCCGCGTTCAACAATCTGCCCTTCAAACGTAATGTAAAGAACGGAATTAGATTTTACAGTGATTGGCTTCTTATCTCTTTCGGAAAAGTTTGAAAGATTGCCAATCATGGAACCGATGACCATGAAGAAAATAAACAATCCGATTATTGCCCAGACTATATTAGCGACAATGAAACCAACGATTGAACCCCAAAATGAACTCCAGAAATTACTCATGTGATTTGTTTTTAGTGTGTGCAAACATAAGTAAAATGAATAACGGGAGGGAATCATTCTTTTTAATAAATGTTAAGTAATTTCGCTGGGTGAAAAAAAACATCACCTATCTCTTGATTGGAAGTAATATGGGAAAAAGAGAAAAATTTCTGCCATGTGCCATTGGTCACATTGAAAAGAAAATCGGGAAAGTGATTTTAAAATCCTCTTTATATAATACAAAGGCCTGGGGTATTCAAAACCAAAATGATTTTCTGAATCAGGCAATCTGCGTTGAAACCATCCTATCAGCGGAAAAGCTGCTTGAAGAAATTCTTTTGATAGAAAAACAACTCGGCAGAGAACGGGCAAACAAATGGGAAGCAAGAAAGATAGACATTGATATTCTTTTCTTCAATAAGCTAATCCTCCAATCTGCTCATCTTCAAATTCCTCATCCGCACCTTCATGAAAGAAAATTTACTCTTGTTCCTCTTAATGAAATAGCCAGCGGATTGATTCACCCGGTTCTTGGTAAATCAATTAAAATACTTCTGCAAGATTGCACTGATAAACTTGAAGTCAGTTTAGTCATGTAATAGATACCTGATTTTCTTCAATTTTGCATTATTTTCGTTGTTAACACCATTTAATAAAAAAATTTGGACTTTTAGAAAATTAATTACTTTTGCTGAATTCTTAACATTCAATCCCCTGAAACCAAACCCATTAATTCATTAATTAATATGAAAAACCAAATCCAAAATGTTGCTTTATCAATCCTCGCTGTTGCAGGACTTGCGTCTTGCGCTGGCTTAGGTTCAATGATGAAGAAATATGACAAGATGGTAAAGTATGAAGTTAAACCCAATCCGCTTGAAATGCATGGCGATACTGTGGTTGTAACTGTGAGCGGAAAATATGACCCAAAGTATTTTGCCAAGAAAGTTGAACTCACCATCACTCCTATCCTCAAATACAATGGCGGAGAAAAAGCGCTTAAACCTGTATCTGTAAAAGGAGAAAAAGTAACAGAAGGAAGCGGAACCACTGTTGCCTTTAAAGAAGGCGGAAGTTTTTCATACACTGATAAAACTGTTTACATTCCTGAAATGAAAAACTGCGACCTTGAAGTGCGAATCAAAGGAAAGCAAAAGAAAAAGGAAAAAGATTTTCCTGCTAAAAAAATCGGTGACGGAACCATCATCACTCCTCTTCTCGTTAAGAATGATGAGAAGCCACTCCTTGGAAAAGATAATTTTCAGAAATCCTATCCCGTAACGCAAACCACTGAGATTTTCTTCCTTGTGAATCAATCTGACCTTCGCTCGTCAGAACAAAAAGGCGAAAGCATGACTGCGACACAAAAATTCATTGTAGAAAAACGAGTTGCAAAAAGGTTTGTCTTCAAAGGCGCAAGCATTTCTGCTTACGCATCGCCTGACGGAGAATTAACCATCAACGAAAACCTTGCTGACAACCGCGCCAAAGTGACTTCAAAATACTATGGCAATCTCGCTAAAGGAAAAGCAAAGGACAAAATGCAAATGATTCCCGGAGGAGAAGTTGAAGCATTCTGGACTACAAAAACCACTGCCGAAGACTGGGATGGTTTCAAAATGCTCATGCAGCAATCAAGCCTGAAGGATAAAGAACTTATCCTCCGCGTTCTTGAAATGTATCCTGATGGCGACAAACGCGAATCAGAAATTAAAAATCTTTCTGCTACTTATAAAGAAGTGGCTGAAACAATTCTTCCAAAACTCCGCAGAAGCGTTACCACATGGAACTGCGAGCAGATGAGCCGCCCCGATGACGAAATCTCAAAACTTGCCGCTTCTTATCCTGATAGTCTGGCGAATGATGAAATCCTTTACGCTGCTACTCTCACCAGCGACATCAACATAAAACTTGGCATCTATAAAAATGCTGACCGTTTGTTTGGCAATGACTGGAGATGTTCCAACAACGTTGGGTATTGCAACATTTTGTTAAACAAACCAACTGACGCTCAAACTGCCATGGATAAGGCAAAAGGGCTTAATTCTTCTGCCGAACAGGTAAACAACAATCTGGGAATTCTTATGCGCTGGAGCGGAGACAGAAAATCTGCCATGGATTCCTACAACAAAGCCGGTTCATCCATGGAAGTCAACCACAACAAAGGAATTGTAAATATCCGCGATGGAAAATACGGAGACGCAACTGCCAACTTCGGAAGCGAAAATTCTTTCAACTCTGCCCTTGCAAAAGTGCTGAGCGGAAATGGTGATGGCGCTCTCACAACACTTGACGCAAGCCCTGAAAAAGAAGATGCCCTTTCCTATTATCTGAAAGCAATTGTTGGCGCAAGAAAAGGCACTACTGACCTTCTTATCAATAATCTTAAAATTGCTATTAACAAAGATGCATCCTTCAAGAGCAAAGCGAAAGAAGACCTTGAGTTCTTTAAGTTCCGTGACAATGCTGATTTTAAAGCGCTCGTAGGATAAAAATAATATTCAATCTTTTTAAAACCCAGACATTTTTGTCTGGGTTTTTTTATTTGCATCAATTAAGCAAAGTAGTATTTTTACGCTTTACCCCCATCCGTTTTGAAAATGTATGAAAGGTTTTTAATTCTACTGATCACTTGTTTGATTTCCGGCAGAGGAGTTTCTTTTGCTTACGCATCTTCTTTCCAGGATGATTCAACCAAGCAAAAACACTTTCTCGATATGAAGGGACAAATATCCTATGGTAAGAAAAAACTTGATAAAGTATTTGTAAAAATTTATTCCGATACTTCCTCTATCGTTGTTCAGAAAATGGAATCGGACATTGGAGGATGGGTTGCCTTCCAACTTCCGATACAAAAGACCTACACGATAAAAATATCCAAGGCAGGGCATGTTACCAAGATAATCTCGGTGGACGCGATCATGCCGAAGTTAAATGAAGGAGATTACTATTTTGAGTTCAGCGTTGACCTTTTCGAAAATGTTGAAGGATTAGACGTTTCAGTGCTTAAAAATCCTATTGCGAAAATTTTTTTCAATTCATTCACTAAAAAATTTGATTATGATTACAACTATACCGTACAAATAAACAATGATGTAAAAAAACTATATAGGAATTATGATCTCCTGAAAAAACAAGGCAATTTGCAGTCAGTTACACACAAGGAAACAGAAACAGAAATGTCAGCTGACACCTCAAAAAAAACTATAATTGCTTCTCCCCTTACTGTAATAAAAAGTGAAGCTAAAATTATTTTTTCTGTCGGCATTGTCACCTCCAGTGAGCAGGTGCCCAGAATATCACCAAGATTCAAGGGCATTCTGAATGTAAAGGAATACCAGGAAGGAGATACGTATAAATATTATGTAGGAGAATATCCCTCCCAAGCAGAAGCAGAAAAAATGAAAGACAGGATTTCAGGATACTTCCCTGATGCCAGTATCGCTGCATTTAAAGATGGCAAAAAAATTACCCTTGAAGAAGCCATGAATGTTAGTGAGAAATAATTATTTCTCTTTTCTAAAAAATTCCCAGAGCACCACGCCAGCACTCACCGCAATATTGAGAGAATGTTTTGTTCCCCCCTGCGGGATTTCAATGCATCCATCGCAGGCATTCACAACATCCTGTTGAACACCGTCCACTTCGTGACCGAAAACTAAGGCGAGTTTGATGTTCGGAGTTCGGAGTTCAGAGTTATCAAGCAGTATACTTCCTTCTGCCTGCTCCACCGCGTAAATTTTATATCCAGCATTCTTCAATTCGTGAATTGATTCAAGCATTGACTTAAAATATTTCCATGAAACAGTATCCTCAGCGCCAAGAGCCGTTTTCCGGATTTCCTTGTGAGGCGGATAACAGGTTATTCCGCAGAGATAAATGGCTTCCACAGGAAATGCATCAGCCGTTCGGAAAACAGAACCCACATTGTATGCGCTTCGTACATTATCCAAAACAATCACAATAGGAAGTTTCTCCGATGAACGGAATTCCTTTAATGATTTTCTTTCGAGTTCAGAGTTCTTTAATTTTCTCATCAAATGTTCAAAGTTCAATGTTAAGGGTTCAAAGTTATTCGATAAATTCGTAAATCATACATCGTAAATTGTAATGTCGTCCATCTATAAATACCGCACTGCCAAGAAAGGAAGCGAGAATGATTCTGAAACTCCGCTGATGCAGCAATATTCCAGCATCAAATCAAAATATCCTGACGCTATTTTACTTTTCCGAATAGGAGATTTTTACGAAACCTTCGGTGAGGATGCAATTAAAACTGCCGCCACGCTGGGAATCACGCTCACGAAAAGAAGGAACGGTGCCGCTTCTGAAGTGGACCTGGCAGGATTTCCCTATCATGCGCTGGATACCTATCTGCCAAAATTGGTCCGTGGCGGGCACCGCGTTGCCATTTGCGACCAGCTGGAAGATCCGAAGTTTGCCAAGAAACTGGTGAAGCGCGGAATCACAGAGCTGGTGACACCGGGCGTTTCGTACAACGATAAGATCCTCGACCATAAAACAAATAATTTTCTGGCTGCCATTCACTTTGATGACAAGAACGCAGGCGTTTCTTTCCTGGATGTTTCCACAGGAGAGTTTTTTGTGGCGCAGGGAACCATTGATTACGCGGAAAAACTTTTGCAGAACTTCAAGCCGAGCGAAATACTCTTTCAGAAAAATAAAAAGAAAAAGTTCTCGGAATTCTTCGGAGAGAAATTTTATACTTACGGGTTGGACGAATGGGTTTTCAGCGAGGACTTCTCCCATGAAACGTTGCTTAAACATTTCGGCACGGCATCGCTGAAAGGTTTCGGGATAGAGAATCAGAATTTCGGGATTGTTGCCGCTGGCGCTGCGCTTCATTACCTTGCCGCCACCCAGCACGACCGCATTCAGCACATTCAGTCCATCTCCCGCATTGAAGAGGAGCATTACGTATGGCTGGATAAATTCACCGTCCGCAACCTCGAACTTTTCTGGAGCCCCAACGAAAAAGCAAAAACACTGATCGATATTCTTGACAACACTATTTCTCCTATGGGTTCGCGCATGATGAAGCGCTGGCTCTCCATGCCCCTGAAAGAAAAACAGCCAATCGAAGAACGCCTGAACATGGTGGAGATATTTCTGAAGCATCCGGAACTTCAGGAAAAAATCTCCCATCAGATTCGCCTCATCGGAGACCTGGAAAGACTGATCTCTAAAGTTGCCACCGGAAGAATTTCGCCCAGAGAAGTGGCGCATCTAAAACGAGCGCTCCATGCGGTGGAAGAAATAAAAAACCAAGCCCATCCCAACCCCGATTCCCCGATTATCCCACTCTCCGATTCAGAAACACAACCGCAGGTTGCGACCGCAGGTCAATGGAGAAACGGAGATAGGAAGGATTTAGGATGGGCTGTAATTGCAGACCAATTGAATCCTTGTCTGCTCATCAGAGAACGGATAGAAAAAGAAATTGTTCCCGACCCGCCACCGATGCTCAACAAAGGAAAAGTGATTGCGGATGGAGTGAATGCCGAACTGGATGAACTGCGGAAAATAATGTCGTCAGGAAAAAATTATGTGCTGGAAATTCAACAGCGCGAAAGCGAGCGCACCCACATCGGTTCGCTGAAAGTGGGGTTCAATAATATCTTTGGCTACTACCTGGAAGTGACCAACACGCACAAGAGCAAAGTGCCCGCTGAGTGGATCCGCAAGCAAACATTAAGCAATTGCGAAAGATACATCACCGAAGAGCTGAAACAATACGAAGAAAAGATTCTGGGCGCGGAAGAAAAAATTCTTGCCCTCGAAGCGCGTTTGTTCAACGACCTTATTCTCTCGCTGGCAGATTACATCCCTCCTATTCAGCTCAACGCTTCTCTCATAGCACGGCTTGATTGCCTGCTTTCGTTCGCAGGCACCGCGCAGAAAAATAATTACACGCGTCCGCATATCAACGATTCAATAATAATTGACATCAAGGCGGGCAGGCATCCGGTGATTGAAGCGCAGCTGCCCATCGGCAATGAATATGTTGCCAACGATATTTATCTCGACAACGAGCATCAGCAGATCATCATCATCACCGGACCCAACATGTCGGGCAAATCTGCCTTGCTGAGGCAGACAGCGCTCATCGTTATCATGGCGCAGATGGGAAGTTTTGTTCCCGCACAGCACGCTGACATCGGCAGGGTGGATAAAATTTTTACCCGCGTGGGCGCATCGGATAATCTTTCGCTCGGAGAATCCACATTCATGGTGGAGATGAATGAAACCGCCAGCATCCTGAATAATCTTTCTGAGAGAAGTTTGATATTGCTGGATGAGATCGGAAGAGGCACCAGCACCTACGATGGCATTTCCATTGCCTGGGCGATTGCGGAATTTCTGCATCATCATCCCACCAAACCAAAAACACTTTTCGCCACGCATTACCACGAGCTGAATGAAATGGAAAAGACAGTGAAAAGTACGAGGGACGAGGGACAAGGGACGAGGGAAGGAAGAATTAAAAACTTCAATGTATCAGTAAAGGAAGTTGGCAACAAAATTATTTTCACCAGAAAACTTGTTCCGGGCGGAAGCGAGCACAGCTTTGGAATTCATGTGGCGAAAATGGCTGGAGTGCCTAAAAAAGTGGTGGACAGGGCGAATGAGATACTGCAGAAACTGGAAGACAGAAGAAGCCCATCCCCATCCCTTCCCCAAGGGAAGGGAGTTTCTCCCCTTGGGGGAGACGGAAGAGGGGCTGGCGATTATCAGCTTTCTTTCTTTCAGTTGAACGACCCGGTGCTGGAACAGATACGCGATGAAGTTTTAAAAACCGACATCAATACGCTTACGCCTGTGGAAGCACTGATGAAGTTGAATGAAATCAAGAAAATGATTGGCGGGAAATGAAAGCAATAAAACAATTTGACAAACTAACAATTGCTTTATGGTTTTATTGTTCTATTGTTGTTTTATTAAACCTCAGATGTTCCGCAGGAAGTTCTACTGACCAAAACAATTCAATTACAACTATGAACAACGAAACCCAGCATACAAACAATCCATATTATTCACGCACTGATACAACCACTTTAAATGTTTCTGATGCGGAGTGGAAAAAAGTTTTATCTGACAGTGTTTATCAGGTTGCCCGCAACAAAGCCACCGAATACGCTTTCTCAGGCAAATACTGGAACTTTGAAGGAACCGGAACTTACTACTGTGCTGCCTGCGGAAACGCGCTCTTCCGTTCAGATTCAAAGTTTGCAAACGGCTGCGGATGGCCCAGCTTTTTTGAATCCATCCGGAAGAACAGCACCACTTATGTTACAGATAATTCTATCGGAATGGCCCGCACAGAAGTTTTATGCACAAGATGCGGCAGCCACCTCGGGCATATTTTTGATGATGGTCCTCCGCCCACCGGAAAACGCTATTGCATGAATTCGATTGTGCTGGACTTTGAGCCGGATAAGAAATAAGAATAGGACGTACGCAAACTCAGTGTCTTGTCAGTTGCCACGACCTTAAGGTCGTGGCAAATAATGCAACACAATACGGACTTTAGTCCAAACTGCGTAAGTTCTATATATGCTGTTCATTAACTACCCTGCGCGGAAAACAAAAGAGAAACTGTATATTTGTTGTGCGAGAACGAATTAGCA
This region includes:
- a CDS encoding bifunctional 3-deoxy-7-phosphoheptulonate synthase/chorismate mutase type II; this encodes MEATTKIRNILGLTLSSPLIIAGPCSAETEEQVLTTAREIASLKRASIFRAGIWKPRTRPGQFEGIGSIGLEWLKKVKAETGLPTAVEVANVKHVYEALRMGIDFLWIGARTTVNPFSVQEIADALKGVNIPVLIKNPVNADLDLWMGAIERIQKAGITKIGAIHRGFSSADKSQYRNKPMWELPIELKRRMPDIPMICDPSHICGNRELLFTVSQTAIDLDYEGLMIETHCNPASALSDAKQQVTPAELDKIIKDIVLRLSTVEDRKFLSSLEDCRDRIDELDNKLINLLANRMEIARSIGEFKKQTGVTILQNARWNEIVKNRTKQGMEKHLTADFVMKIFESIHQESIHHQKQTMRNEIAVAKEK
- the aroB gene encoding 3-dehydroquinate synthase, whose amino-acid sequence is MNIIKTTQCNIYIGNDSLSELNNFISEKKYSSVFVLVDENTKRHCLKKLSLDNCQLSIIKIKSGEKNKTTYTCEKIWKELSKQNADRKSLLINLGGGMITDIGGFSASTYKRGIDFINIPTTLLAQVDASVGGKTGIDFSNFKNQIGTFAFPKAVFIDPDFLKTLAKRELVSGFAEVIKHGLIADRDYWKQIHASSPTLLLKEKGVNIIFHSIEIKNKIVSADPYENGLRKTLNFGHTIGHAIESASLKTKKSLLHGEAIAIGMICEAYLSRKILGLKSEELDEIISFIISVFKPNQIKFSIKNLIGLMKQDKKNKDSEINFTLLSSIGKAEINNSCPENLIEESIILFNDLFV
- the aroA gene encoding 3-phosphoshikimate 1-carboxyvinyltransferase, whose product is MVYKISKSDNTLKGTIYLTASKSESNRVLLVQALSTQRFRTTNLADSQDTQILAEVLKNETAGDHSQTLKRLNVEVSYYTGPGGTTIRFLTAFFASREGTRILSGTERMNQRPIKTLVDALNSLGAKITYLGTEGCPPIKIEGAKLKGGDIEMDAGVSSQFITALLLIAPTLENGLNIHLKGRIVSRSYIMMTLKVLEHFGVKFKWDNNIISIPRQDYQGWDYHIESDWSAASYWYEMVSLAQEAELKIKGLRRKSIQGDAVIADLFRFFGVSTEYIEDGIQLTKTDYRPEILGFDFSDYPDIVQTTAVVAAVKKLPTQLNGLYTLRQKETDRIQALKAELKKIGVVAQETGDASLEINTQENDSKSGKEKTFEPDLEFETYHDHRMAMAFAPLALIYPEIKIKNPLVVKKSYPDYWNDMKAIGFEIKEDS
- the folK gene encoding 2-amino-4-hydroxy-6-hydroxymethyldihydropteridine diphosphokinase, with translation MGKREKFLPCAIGHIEKKIGKVILKSSLYNTKAWGIQNQNDFLNQAICVETILSAEKLLEEILLIEKQLGRERANKWEARKIDIDILFFNKLILQSAHLQIPHPHLHERKFTLVPLNEIASGLIHPVLGKSIKILLQDCTDKLEVSLVM
- a CDS encoding RNA methyltransferase, coding for MRKLKNSELERKSLKEFRSSEKLPIVIVLDNVRSAYNVGSVFRTADAFPVEAIYLCGITCYPPHKEIRKTALGAEDTVSWKYFKSMLESIHELKNAGYKIYAVEQAEGSILLDNSELRTPNIKLALVFGHEVDGVQQDVVNACDGCIEIPQGGTKHSLNIAVSAGVVLWEFFRKEK
- the mutS gene encoding DNA mismatch repair protein MutS, whose protein sequence is MQQYSSIKSKYPDAILLFRIGDFYETFGEDAIKTAATLGITLTKRRNGAASEVDLAGFPYHALDTYLPKLVRGGHRVAICDQLEDPKFAKKLVKRGITELVTPGVSYNDKILDHKTNNFLAAIHFDDKNAGVSFLDVSTGEFFVAQGTIDYAEKLLQNFKPSEILFQKNKKKKFSEFFGEKFYTYGLDEWVFSEDFSHETLLKHFGTASLKGFGIENQNFGIVAAGAALHYLAATQHDRIQHIQSISRIEEEHYVWLDKFTVRNLELFWSPNEKAKTLIDILDNTISPMGSRMMKRWLSMPLKEKQPIEERLNMVEIFLKHPELQEKISHQIRLIGDLERLISKVATGRISPREVAHLKRALHAVEEIKNQAHPNPDSPIIPLSDSETQPQVATAGQWRNGDRKDLGWAVIADQLNPCLLIRERIEKEIVPDPPPMLNKGKVIADGVNAELDELRKIMSSGKNYVLEIQQRESERTHIGSLKVGFNNIFGYYLEVTNTHKSKVPAEWIRKQTLSNCERYITEELKQYEEKILGAEEKILALEARLFNDLILSLADYIPPIQLNASLIARLDCLLSFAGTAQKNNYTRPHINDSIIIDIKAGRHPVIEAQLPIGNEYVANDIYLDNEHQQIIIITGPNMSGKSALLRQTALIVIMAQMGSFVPAQHADIGRVDKIFTRVGASDNLSLGESTFMVEMNETASILNNLSERSLILLDEIGRGTSTYDGISIAWAIAEFLHHHPTKPKTLFATHYHELNEMEKTVKSTRDEGQGTREGRIKNFNVSVKEVGNKIIFTRKLVPGGSEHSFGIHVAKMAGVPKKVVDRANEILQKLEDRRSPSPSLPQGKGVSPLGGDGRGAGDYQLSFFQLNDPVLEQIRDEVLKTDINTLTPVEALMKLNEIKKMIGGK